The Martelella sp. AD-3 genome includes a region encoding these proteins:
- a CDS encoding ABC transporter permease subunit, whose protein sequence is MKRVQFNSPLLPYLFVLPQMAIIVIFFYWPSVQAIQSSFYLEDPFGFSASFVGLDNYVDALTSSYYLRVAQFTVIFTVLVTFFSLTLGLLLASKADDVIRGSSSYKTLLISVYAIAPPVAGLIGMMFFDQHIGPFVKLAAWFGWDMKVGINYFDTAFAMITVAVWKQIPYNFIFFLSGLQSIPVSVREAAAIDNRSRLGRFWTVTLPLLAPTAFFLLIINMTYSLFDTFGIIDVIVKDKAANNPITLVYKVYMDGFRGNDIGGSAAQSVILMLIVLVLTFFQFRFIERRVHYN, encoded by the coding sequence ATGAAGCGCGTCCAGTTCAATTCGCCGCTGCTGCCCTATCTCTTCGTGCTGCCGCAGATGGCCATCATCGTGATCTTCTTCTACTGGCCGTCTGTTCAGGCGATCCAGTCGTCCTTCTATCTGGAAGATCCCTTCGGCTTCAGCGCGAGTTTTGTCGGCCTCGACAATTACGTCGATGCGCTGACATCGAGCTATTATCTGCGCGTCGCCCAGTTCACCGTGATCTTCACGGTTCTGGTGACCTTCTTCTCGCTCACGCTCGGCCTGCTGCTCGCCTCCAAGGCTGACGACGTCATTCGCGGCTCAAGCAGCTACAAGACGCTGCTGATCTCCGTCTACGCCATCGCGCCGCCGGTCGCCGGCCTGATCGGCATGATGTTCTTCGACCAGCATATCGGCCCCTTCGTCAAACTAGCGGCCTGGTTCGGCTGGGACATGAAGGTCGGCATCAATTACTTCGACACCGCCTTTGCGATGATCACCGTCGCCGTGTGGAAGCAGATCCCCTACAATTTCATCTTCTTCCTCTCGGGCCTCCAGTCCATACCCGTTTCGGTGCGCGAGGCGGCTGCAATCGACAACCGTTCGCGCCTTGGCCGGTTCTGGACCGTCACCCTGCCGCTTCTGGCGCCAACCGCCTTCTTCCTGCTGATCATCAACATGACCTATTCGCTGTTCGACACCTTCGGCATCATCGACGTGATCGTGAAGGACAAGGCCGCCAACAACCCGATCACGCTGGTCTACAAGGTCTATATGGACGGCTTCCGCGGCAATGACATCGGCGGCTCGGCCGCGCAATCGGTGATCCTGATGCTGATCGTGCTGGTGCTCACCTTCTTCCAGTTCCGCTTCATCGAGCGGCGCGTGCACTACAATTGA
- a CDS encoding extracellular solute-binding protein: MKKFVLAALTVGLSTSTAFAATDITWWHGMGGNNQAVINEISKRFNESQDACNLTPVSKGTYEEALASGIAAFRSGEQPNILQVFDAGAATIMNAKGAAIPAEDLINNAGYDFNREDFIEGVRYFYADSDGKFVGMPFNSSAPIMYINTEAFEKAGVEAPKTWEEFEEIAPALKDAGYVPLVQSQLTWEMTENFFSRNNLQFATNNNGYDSVDGTEILVTTPEHVMMYEKLKDWYDNGYFGYYGAGWSDNQKPFEEDKVALWVGSSGSFGGLQKSAQMPFSATFLPYWDAIEGAGTNSFIGGAALFALSGKDDAQNKCTADFFQFLTSPEIQYFWHKSTGYVPVTTAAYELAKEDGWYEEQPVAEVGIQQLSLPGGEWSKGYRMGFYPQIREVMEREYNKIFAGETSVEDAMATIQEEGNALLARFAKTASN; encoded by the coding sequence ATGAAGAAATTTGTTCTGGCCGCGCTGACCGTCGGCCTTTCGACCTCGACCGCCTTCGCCGCCACCGACATCACCTGGTGGCACGGCATGGGCGGCAACAACCAGGCCGTCATCAACGAGATTTCCAAGCGCTTCAACGAAAGCCAGGATGCCTGCAACCTGACGCCGGTTTCCAAGGGCACTTACGAAGAAGCGCTCGCTTCCGGCATCGCTGCCTTCCGCTCGGGCGAACAGCCGAACATCCTGCAGGTGTTCGACGCCGGCGCCGCCACGATCATGAACGCCAAGGGCGCCGCCATTCCGGCCGAAGACCTGATCAATAACGCCGGCTACGACTTCAACCGCGAAGACTTCATCGAAGGCGTGCGTTATTTCTACGCGGACAGCGATGGCAAGTTCGTCGGCATGCCGTTCAATTCCTCGGCGCCGATCATGTATATCAACACCGAAGCCTTCGAAAAGGCCGGCGTCGAAGCGCCGAAGACCTGGGAAGAGTTCGAAGAGATCGCCCCTGCCCTGAAGGACGCCGGCTATGTCCCGCTCGTCCAGTCGCAGCTCACCTGGGAAATGACCGAGAACTTCTTCTCGCGCAACAATCTCCAGTTCGCCACCAACAATAATGGCTATGACAGCGTCGACGGCACCGAGATTCTCGTCACCACGCCCGAGCACGTCATGATGTACGAAAAGCTCAAGGACTGGTACGACAACGGCTATTTCGGCTATTATGGCGCCGGCTGGTCCGACAACCAGAAGCCCTTCGAGGAAGACAAGGTCGCGCTCTGGGTCGGCTCCTCCGGCTCCTTCGGCGGCCTGCAGAAATCCGCCCAGATGCCTTTCTCGGCCACCTTCCTGCCCTACTGGGACGCCATCGAGGGCGCCGGCACCAACTCCTTCATCGGCGGCGCGGCCCTCTTCGCGCTTTCCGGCAAGGATGATGCCCAGAACAAGTGCACGGCCGACTTCTTCCAGTTCCTGACCTCCCCGGAAATCCAGTATTTCTGGCACAAGTCCACCGGCTATGTTCCGGTCACGACCGCCGCTTACGAACTGGCCAAGGAAGACGGCTGGTACGAAGAACAGCCGGTCGCCGAGGTCGGCATCCAGCAGCTTTCGCTGCCGGGCGGCGAATGGTCCAAGGGCTACCGCATGGGCTTCTACCCGCAGATCCGCGAAGTCATGGAACGCGAATACAACAAGATCTTCGCCGGCGAGACCTCCGTTGAAGACGCCATGGCGACGATCCAGGAAGAGGGCAACGCCCTTCTCGCCCGCTTCGCCAAGACGGCTTCCAACTAA
- a CDS encoding YraN family protein, translating into MGREATRRREAERRGRRAESLAALYLRLKGYRILAMRFKCHAGEIDIIARKGDLALFVEVKARTSERVAIDAVTATAQRRIRAASDVWLSRQPDAHRLSQRYDILAFLPRRLPRHFPDAF; encoded by the coding sequence ATGGGGCGTGAGGCGACAAGACGGCGGGAGGCGGAACGACGCGGGCGGCGCGCCGAAAGCCTTGCCGCGCTTTACCTTCGCCTCAAAGGCTACCGCATCCTCGCCATGCGCTTCAAATGCCACGCCGGCGAAATCGACATCATTGCCCGCAAAGGCGACCTCGCCCTCTTTGTCGAGGTCAAGGCGCGGACGAGCGAAAGGGTGGCGATCGACGCCGTGACCGCCACGGCCCAAAGACGCATCCGCGCCGCCTCCGATGTCTGGCTTTCGCGCCAACCCGACGCGCACCGCCTTTCGCAACGGTATGACATTCTCGCCTTTCTGCCCCGCCGCCTGCCCCGGCACTTCCCGGATGCCTTTTGA
- the rsmI gene encoding 16S rRNA (cytidine(1402)-2'-O)-methyltransferase — protein MSDGNRFEIAGHSIEARPLSPGLYLVATPIGNLGDITVRALETLAGADILACEDTRVTRKLLDRFAIARRPFAYHEHNAEKAGEQLMSALRAGKSVALVSDAGTPLVSDPGYRLAGLAIAEDIKVVPIPGASAPLAALVGAGLPNDAFFFAGFLPHKDKGRRDRLAELTDIPATLIFFESPHRIGASLEAASDVLGADRPAAVCRELTKTYEEFRRGTLGELAEAYRDAEVKGEIVLVIGPPPTPDAPGAADVDALLKRLVADMPAAKAAAQAARETGLARKDLYQRLLNLKHGDGA, from the coding sequence ATGAGCGACGGCAACAGATTTGAAATCGCGGGACATTCAATCGAGGCCCGGCCGCTTTCACCCGGCCTTTACCTTGTCGCCACCCCGATCGGCAATCTTGGCGACATCACCGTGCGCGCGCTCGAGACCCTTGCCGGCGCGGACATTCTCGCCTGCGAGGATACGCGCGTTACCCGCAAGCTGCTCGACCGTTTCGCCATCGCCAGGCGCCCCTTCGCCTATCACGAGCACAATGCGGAAAAGGCCGGAGAGCAGCTGATGTCAGCCCTTCGCGCGGGAAAGAGCGTCGCGCTCGTCTCCGACGCCGGAACGCCGCTCGTCTCCGACCCCGGCTACCGGCTCGCGGGACTGGCGATCGCGGAAGACATAAAGGTCGTGCCGATCCCCGGCGCGTCGGCGCCGCTGGCCGCCCTTGTCGGCGCGGGGCTTCCCAATGACGCCTTCTTCTTCGCCGGTTTCCTGCCGCACAAGGACAAGGGCCGACGCGACCGGCTGGCGGAACTGACGGATATTCCGGCAACGCTGATCTTCTTCGAATCGCCGCACCGCATCGGGGCTTCACTTGAAGCGGCCAGCGACGTCCTCGGCGCGGATCGGCCGGCCGCCGTCTGCCGGGAACTGACCAAGACTTATGAGGAATTCCGGCGCGGCACGCTTGGCGAACTTGCGGAGGCCTATCGCGACGCAGAGGTCAAAGGCGAGATCGTGCTCGTCATCGGCCCGCCGCCAACGCCGGATGCGCCGGGCGCGGCGGATGTCGATGCGCTGCTGAAACGGCTCGTCGCCGATATGCCTGCGGCGAAAGCGGCGGCGCAGGCCGCAAGGGAGACCGGCCTTGCGCGCAAGGACCTCTACCAGCGGCTTCTCAACCTGAAGCACGGCGATGGGGCGTGA
- the dnaN gene encoding DNA polymerase III subunit beta produces MRITLERSDLLKSLNHVHRVVERRNTIPILSNVLLKAEGNDLEMKATDLDLEITEKTPAMVEQAGATTVPAHLLYEIVRKLSDGAEVSLATASDGQTISVASGKSKFSLQCLPQEDFPDLTAGTFSHAFKLKAADLKMLIDRTQFAISTEETRYYLNGIYFHAMTEGAELKLRAVATDGHRLARAEIDAPSGCENMPGVIIPRKTVGELQKLVDDPEIIVHVEVSDAKIRFTIGSVVITSKLIDGTFPDYQRVIPANNDREMRIECDAFAKAVDRVSTVSSERGRAVKLSLTEGQLTLTVNNPDSGSATDELAVGYDSEAMDIGFNAKYLLDITSQLTGDEAIFLFADAGSPTLVRDTDSKNALYVLMPMRV; encoded by the coding sequence ATGCGTATCACGCTCGAAAGATCCGACCTTCTGAAGTCCCTGAACCATGTTCACCGCGTGGTCGAGCGCCGCAACACCATTCCGATTCTCTCCAACGTTCTGTTGAAGGCCGAGGGCAATGATCTCGAGATGAAGGCGACCGACCTTGACCTCGAGATCACCGAGAAAACGCCGGCCATGGTCGAGCAGGCGGGCGCGACCACCGTTCCCGCCCATCTGCTCTACGAGATCGTGCGCAAGCTTTCCGACGGCGCCGAGGTTTCGCTGGCGACGGCGAGCGACGGCCAGACCATTTCGGTCGCCTCCGGCAAGTCCAAGTTCTCGCTGCAGTGCCTGCCGCAGGAGGATTTCCCGGACCTGACCGCCGGCACGTTCAGCCATGCCTTCAAGCTGAAGGCCGCCGATCTGAAGATGCTGATCGACCGCACCCAGTTCGCGATCTCGACCGAGGAAACGCGCTACTATCTGAACGGCATCTATTTCCACGCCATGACCGAGGGCGCCGAGCTGAAGCTGCGGGCCGTCGCCACCGACGGTCACCGCCTGGCGCGCGCCGAGATCGATGCGCCCTCGGGATGCGAGAACATGCCGGGCGTCATCATTCCGCGCAAGACCGTCGGCGAATTGCAGAAGCTCGTCGATGACCCCGAAATCATCGTGCACGTCGAGGTCTCCGACGCCAAGATCCGCTTCACCATCGGTTCGGTGGTCATCACCTCCAAGCTGATCGACGGCACCTTCCCCGATTACCAGCGGGTGATCCCGGCCAATAACGACCGCGAAATGCGGATCGAATGCGATGCCTTCGCCAAGGCGGTCGATCGCGTCTCGACCGTTTCGTCGGAGCGCGGCCGCGCCGTCAAGCTGTCACTTACCGAAGGCCAGCTGACGCTTACCGTCAACAATCCCGATTCGGGCAGCGCCACGGACGAACTCGCGGTCGGCTATGACAGCGAGGCGATGGATATCGGCTTCAACGCCAAATATCTGCTCGACATCACCTCGCAGCTGACCGGCGACGAGGCGATCTTCCTGTTCGCAGACGCCGGCTCGCCGACGCTGGTGCGCGACACCGACAGCAAGAACGCGCTTTATGTGCTGATGCCGATGCGGGTCTGA
- the pyrF gene encoding orotidine-5'-phosphate decarboxylase, translated as MSARERLIVGLDVPGVDEAAQMVARLGDSVSFYKIGYQLAFAGGLSFARELAADGKQVFLDMKLLDIDNTVAKGVENIAKMGMSMLTLHAYPKAMRAAVEAAEGSGLCLLGVTVLTSMDDADLAEAGYPGDAQALVKRRAAQAAEAGMGGIVCSAAEAVLVRDIIGPERAIVTPGIRPAGTSADDQKRVMTPAKAIAAGASHLVVARPILRAEDPKAAAEAIVADIESAMSQETGSA; from the coding sequence ATGAGTGCGCGCGAACGCTTGATCGTGGGACTGGATGTTCCGGGGGTGGACGAGGCGGCGCAGATGGTGGCGCGGCTCGGCGACAGCGTCTCCTTCTACAAGATCGGCTACCAGCTTGCCTTTGCCGGCGGGCTTTCCTTCGCCCGCGAACTGGCGGCGGACGGCAAGCAGGTCTTCCTCGACATGAAGCTGCTCGACATCGACAACACGGTCGCCAAGGGCGTCGAGAACATCGCCAAGATGGGCATGTCGATGCTGACGCTGCATGCCTATCCCAAGGCGATGCGCGCGGCCGTGGAAGCGGCCGAGGGCTCCGGGCTCTGCCTTCTCGGCGTGACCGTGCTGACCTCGATGGATGATGCCGATCTCGCCGAGGCAGGCTATCCGGGCGATGCGCAGGCGCTGGTGAAACGGCGCGCCGCACAGGCGGCGGAGGCGGGAATGGGCGGCATCGTCTGCTCGGCGGCCGAAGCGGTTCTGGTGCGCGACATCATCGGGCCGGAACGCGCGATCGTCACGCCCGGCATCCGCCCGGCGGGGACGTCCGCGGATGATCAAAAACGGGTAATGACGCCGGCCAAGGCCATTGCCGCCGGCGCGTCCCACCTCGTCGTCGCCCGGCCGATCCTCCGCGCGGAAGACCCGAAGGCGGCGGCAGAGGCCATTGTCGCCGATATCGAAAGCGCTATGTCACAGGAAACAGGGTCCGCATAA
- a CDS encoding complex I NDUFA9 subunit family protein — MTLSNIPPLVTVFGGSGFVGRYVVRALAKRGYRIRVAVRRPDLALFLQPLGNVGQITFFQSNLRYPDSVRRAVEGADHVVNCVGILFESGKNGFDAVQADGARLVAECARDAGATLTHVSAIGADEKSESHYARSKAKAEASVREILPEAVIVRPSIIFGPEDDFFNKFGKMSLISPVLPLIGGGRTKFQPVYVGDVAEVIARAVDGKVEGGKVYELGGRDVLTFRECLEEVLRVSGRKRGLVSLPFGLASFFGGIAGSVPLIAPPLTADQVKLLKSDNVVSEEAAAEGRTLAGLGIRPAQLDAILPTYLVQYRQHGQFGRAA, encoded by the coding sequence ATGACGCTATCGAACATTCCTCCGCTGGTCACGGTCTTCGGCGGGTCGGGTTTCGTCGGGCGCTATGTCGTTCGCGCGCTTGCCAAGAGGGGCTATCGCATCCGCGTTGCCGTGCGCCGGCCGGATCTGGCGCTGTTCCTGCAGCCGCTCGGCAATGTCGGGCAGATCACCTTCTTCCAGTCCAATCTGCGCTATCCCGATTCGGTGCGCCGGGCTGTGGAAGGCGCCGATCATGTCGTCAACTGCGTCGGCATCCTGTTTGAAAGCGGCAAGAACGGCTTTGACGCGGTGCAGGCCGATGGCGCCCGTCTGGTGGCCGAATGCGCGCGCGATGCCGGCGCCACGCTGACTCACGTTTCGGCAATCGGCGCCGACGAGAAAAGCGAATCGCACTATGCACGCTCCAAGGCCAAGGCTGAGGCTTCCGTCCGCGAGATCCTGCCGGAAGCCGTGATCGTCCGTCCCTCGATCATCTTCGGGCCGGAGGATGATTTCTTCAACAAGTTCGGCAAGATGTCGCTGATCTCGCCGGTTCTGCCATTGATCGGCGGCGGCAGGACGAAGTTCCAGCCCGTCTATGTCGGCGATGTCGCCGAGGTGATCGCGCGCGCCGTTGACGGCAAGGTCGAAGGCGGCAAGGTCTACGAGCTCGGCGGCCGCGACGTGCTGACCTTCCGCGAATGTCTCGAGGAGGTGCTGCGCGTGAGCGGCCGCAAGCGCGGCCTTGTGTCGCTGCCCTTCGGCCTCGCTTCGTTCTTCGGCGGCATTGCCGGCTCCGTGCCGCTGATCGCGCCGCCGCTGACGGCCGATCAGGTAAAGCTTCTGAAATCCGACAATGTCGTCTCCGAGGAGGCTGCAGCCGAGGGCCGCACGCTTGCAGGTCTCGGCATTCGTCCCGCCCAGCTTGACGCGATCCTGCCGACCTATCTCGTGCAGTACCGCCAGCACGGCCAGTTCGGCCGCGCTGCCTGA
- a CDS encoding (2Fe-2S)-binding protein, with the protein MLVCSCNFVTEKEIVDVVNELLDEDCWRIIVPGTVYNRMQKRGRCCGCFPNVIDIIVRTSEQYHVNRDSTGAEFCDFLSRLKKFQEEKRRTDVERRQKSNRAAERSAVS; encoded by the coding sequence ATGCTTGTCTGCAGCTGCAATTTTGTGACCGAGAAAGAAATCGTGGACGTGGTGAACGAGCTCCTCGACGAGGATTGCTGGCGCATCATTGTTCCCGGCACGGTTTACAACCGCATGCAGAAGCGTGGCCGATGCTGCGGCTGCTTCCCGAACGTCATCGATATCATCGTCCGTACCTCCGAGCAGTATCACGTCAATCGCGACTCGACCGGCGCCGAGTTTTGTGATTTTTTGAGCCGCCTGAAGAAGTTCCAGGAAGAAAAAAGGAGAACGGACGTTGAAAGGCGACAAAAAAGTAATCGAGCGGCTGAACGAAGCGCTGTTTCTTGA
- the bfr gene encoding bacterioferritin has protein sequence MKGDKKVIERLNEALFLELGAVNQYWLHYRLLQDWGLTKLASKERAESIEEMHHADKLTDRIIFLEGHPNLQTVAPLRIGQTVKEVLESDLAGEYEARNSYKESRDICHEAGDYVSMKLFEELMIDEEGHIDFLETQLELLESLGEKKYAQLNAGATDEAE, from the coding sequence TTGAAAGGCGACAAAAAAGTAATCGAGCGGCTGAACGAAGCGCTGTTTCTTGAGCTCGGCGCCGTCAACCAGTACTGGCTGCATTATCGTCTGTTGCAGGACTGGGGCCTGACCAAGCTGGCGTCCAAGGAGCGTGCGGAATCCATTGAAGAGATGCACCACGCCGACAAGCTGACCGACCGCATCATCTTCCTCGAAGGCCATCCGAACCTCCAGACCGTGGCGCCGCTCCGCATCGGCCAGACGGTAAAGGAAGTGCTCGAGAGCGATCTCGCCGGTGAATATGAGGCGCGCAATTCCTACAAGGAATCCCGTGATATCTGTCACGAGGCTGGCGATTACGTCAGCATGAAGCTGTTTGAAGAGCTGATGATCGACGAGGAGGGTCATATTGATTTCCTCGAAACCCAGCTCGAACTCCTGGAATCGCTCGGCGAGAAGAAATACGCCCAGCTGAACGCCGGCGCGACCGACGAAGCCGAATAA
- a CDS encoding RNA pyrophosphohydrolase, whose protein sequence is MPDKMPRPTAHDLPYRPNVGVMTLNPEGKVWLGRRLSEGNSESDGSPQLWQMPQGGIDPGEAPLEAAKRELYEETGMKTVELLGESKGWINYDLPEHLIGIGLKGRYRGQTQRWYAFRFLGSDNEIAINPPPDGHMQEFDAWQWTDIDELAGLIVDFKRAVYAQVTAEFRHFAKG, encoded by the coding sequence ATGCCCGATAAAATGCCTCGCCCCACAGCCCACGACCTCCCCTATCGCCCCAATGTCGGGGTGATGACCCTGAACCCGGAAGGCAAGGTCTGGCTCGGGCGCCGCCTTTCGGAAGGCAATTCGGAATCCGATGGTTCGCCGCAGCTTTGGCAGATGCCGCAGGGCGGCATTGATCCGGGCGAGGCCCCGCTCGAGGCGGCAAAACGCGAGCTTTACGAGGAGACAGGCATGAAGACGGTCGAGCTTCTCGGCGAATCGAAGGGCTGGATCAATTACGACCTGCCCGAACACCTGATCGGCATCGGGCTCAAGGGCCGCTATCGCGGCCAGACCCAGCGCTGGTACGCCTTCCGCTTTCTCGGATCTGACAACGAAATCGCCATCAACCCGCCGCCGGACGGCCACATGCAGGAGTTCGACGCCTGGCAGTGGACCGATATCGACGAACTTGCGGGCCTGATCGTGGATTTCAAACGCGCCGTCTACGCGCAGGTCACCGCCGAGTTCCGACATTTCGCAAAGGGATGA
- a CDS encoding formimidoylglutamate deiminase has translation MPMTIFAENVLTPEGWRRNARLSLNAGRIAGLAFDQAPEAGDERHDIIVPAVANLHSHAFQRAMAGLAERRGPASDNFWSWREVMYRFTFAIEPDEAEAIAAQLYVEMLEAGFAHVGEFHYLHNDKDGSHYDNIGEMAERIAAAASETGIGLTLLPVFYAHSNFGGAEPNNGQRRFIHDRDSFQRLMEASAKVVGGLESAVLGVAPHSLRAVTPEELAFAAGLTDGPVHMHIAEQTKEVDDCRAWSGKRPVEWLLDNTGVDARWCLIHATHMTEAETDGLAKSGAVAGLCPVTEANLGDGIFPASRFLNSGGVFGIGSDSNVLIGLSDELRQLEYAQRLGERARNVIAETGGTTGRRLLNGALAGGAQAMGIEAGIAEGRPASFFSLDSLDDSAAPWLKDDQALDGFIFANQIRPDCVWANGKKQVEGGRHLKRAAISARFRKAMTALMERSA, from the coding sequence ATGCCCATGACGATCTTCGCAGAAAACGTGCTGACACCGGAAGGCTGGCGCAGGAATGCGCGGCTTTCGCTCAACGCCGGCCGCATTGCCGGCCTCGCCTTCGATCAGGCGCCGGAAGCCGGGGACGAGCGCCACGACATCATCGTGCCCGCCGTCGCCAATCTCCACTCCCACGCCTTCCAGCGCGCCATGGCGGGCCTTGCCGAGCGGCGCGGGCCCGCAAGCGACAATTTCTGGAGCTGGCGGGAGGTGATGTACCGCTTCACCTTCGCAATCGAGCCCGACGAGGCAGAGGCGATCGCGGCACAGCTTTACGTGGAAATGCTGGAAGCGGGCTTCGCCCATGTCGGCGAATTCCATTATCTCCACAATGACAAGGACGGCAGCCACTACGACAACATCGGCGAGATGGCCGAGCGCATCGCCGCTGCCGCCTCCGAAACCGGCATCGGCCTGACGCTGCTGCCGGTCTTCTATGCCCATTCCAATTTCGGCGGCGCGGAACCGAACAATGGCCAGCGCCGCTTCATCCATGATCGCGACAGTTTTCAGCGCCTGATGGAAGCTTCGGCAAAAGTGGTTGGCGGGCTGGAAAGCGCCGTTCTCGGCGTCGCGCCGCATTCCCTGCGCGCGGTCACGCCGGAGGAGCTCGCGTTCGCTGCCGGCCTCACCGATGGACCCGTGCATATGCATATCGCCGAGCAGACGAAGGAAGTCGACGACTGCCGCGCCTGGAGCGGAAAACGACCGGTCGAATGGTTGCTCGACAATACCGGCGTCGATGCTCGCTGGTGCCTGATCCACGCCACCCACATGACCGAAGCGGAAACCGACGGGTTGGCGAAATCCGGCGCAGTCGCGGGCCTTTGCCCCGTGACCGAAGCCAATCTCGGCGATGGTATTTTCCCCGCAAGCCGGTTCCTGAACTCCGGCGGCGTTTTTGGCATCGGCTCGGATTCCAACGTTCTGATCGGCCTTTCCGACGAGCTGCGCCAGCTCGAATATGCCCAGCGTCTCGGCGAGCGGGCGCGCAACGTGATTGCCGAAACCGGCGGTACGACCGGTCGCCGCCTGTTGAACGGTGCACTAGCCGGCGGGGCGCAGGCCATGGGGATCGAGGCCGGCATTGCGGAAGGCAGGCCCGCAAGCTTCTTCTCGCTTGATTCGCTTGATGACAGCGCCGCCCCATGGCTGAAGGACGATCAGGCACTCGACGGGTTCATCTTTGCAAACCAGATCAGGCCGGATTGCGTCTGGGCAAATGGAAAGAAGCAGGTTGAAGGCGGACGCCACCTGAAACGCGCGGCGATTTCGGCGCGTTTCCGCAAGGCGATGACGGCGCTGATGGAACGCTCCGCATAG
- the hutI gene encoding imidazolonepropionase, protein MRSAPNTLFTNARLCAMTGNDIAPVPGVLAVRDGRIAYVGAEEALPANFAGFETVDCGGRLVTPALIDCHTHIVYGGSRAKEFEMRLEGVPYEEIARAGGGIVSTVSATNALSEDDLVEMALPRLDTLIAEGVATIEIKSGYGLNIEAELKMLRAARRLATLRPVRIRTTYLAAHATPPEYTGRNGDYIAKVVLPGLEAAHAEGLVDAVDAFCEGIAFSPDELKPVFEKATALGLPVKLHAEQLSNLHGAEMAASYGALSADHLEYLDEAGAKAMAEAGSVAVLLPGAFYTLKEKQLPPVAALREAGTRIALATDCNPGTSPLTSLLLTMNMGATLFGLTVAECLAGVTRNAARALGLAEETGTLEAGKAADIAIWDVNAPAELVYRIGFNPLSRLYIGGREVSR, encoded by the coding sequence ATGCGTTCTGCGCCGAACACGCTTTTTACCAATGCCCGCCTTTGCGCCATGACCGGCAATGACATTGCGCCGGTTCCCGGCGTTCTGGCCGTCCGCGACGGGCGGATTGCTTATGTCGGCGCGGAAGAGGCGCTGCCAGCGAACTTCGCCGGGTTCGAGACGGTCGATTGCGGCGGCAGGCTGGTCACGCCCGCGCTGATCGATTGCCATACCCACATCGTTTATGGCGGCAGCCGCGCGAAGGAATTCGAGATGCGGCTTGAGGGCGTTCCTTACGAGGAGATCGCCCGCGCCGGCGGCGGAATCGTCTCGACCGTATCCGCCACCAATGCGCTTTCGGAAGACGATCTGGTCGAAATGGCTCTGCCGCGCCTCGACACGTTGATAGCCGAAGGCGTCGCGACCATCGAGATCAAGTCCGGTTACGGGCTTAATATTGAAGCCGAACTGAAGATGCTGCGCGCTGCCCGACGCTTGGCGACACTGCGCCCAGTGCGCATCAGGACCACCTATCTGGCTGCCCATGCCACGCCACCGGAATACACGGGCCGCAACGGCGATTACATCGCGAAGGTCGTCCTGCCCGGTCTTGAAGCGGCGCATGCGGAAGGCCTTGTCGATGCCGTCGACGCATTCTGCGAGGGCATTGCCTTTTCGCCCGACGAACTGAAGCCGGTGTTTGAAAAGGCAACAGCACTTGGCCTGCCGGTGAAGCTGCACGCCGAACAGCTTTCCAATCTGCACGGCGCGGAAATGGCGGCGTCTTATGGTGCGCTCTCCGCCGACCATCTCGAATATCTCGATGAGGCTGGCGCAAAGGCAATGGCTGAGGCCGGGTCGGTCGCGGTGCTGCTACCCGGAGCGTTCTATACGCTGAAGGAAAAGCAGCTTCCGCCGGTCGCAGCCCTGCGCGAGGCCGGCACGCGGATCGCGCTCGCGACCGACTGCAATCCCGGCACATCGCCGCTCACCTCGTTGCTTCTGACCATGAATATGGGGGCAACGCTCTTCGGGTTGACCGTTGCCGAATGCCTTGCCGGCGTCACCCGCAATGCCGCCCGCGCGCTCGGTCTTGCGGAGGAAACCGGTACGCTGGAAGCCGGCAAGGCGGCCGATATCGCGATTTGGGATGTCAATGCGCCGGCAGAACTGGTCTATCGCATCGGTTTCAATCCGCTTTCCCGGCTTTATATCGGCGGCCGCGAGGTTTCGCGATGA